A genomic stretch from Paraburkholderia dioscoreae includes:
- a CDS encoding Hsp20/alpha crystallin family protein produces MSDLYFTTDLFSQFDRLHQQMATLFGGYPSSIRSDRLSAFPQINIGTTDDTIDIVAFAPGIDPKQLEVSIDKGLLTIAGERAAVTPDASDEAARHYARERFSGAFRRVIELPQHADPDKVEARYVNGCLCITVGKRESSRPRAITVQ; encoded by the coding sequence ATGAGTGATCTCTACTTCACGACCGACCTGTTCAGCCAGTTCGATCGTCTGCATCAGCAGATGGCAACGCTGTTCGGCGGCTATCCTTCCAGCATCCGTTCGGACCGCCTGTCGGCGTTTCCGCAAATCAACATCGGTACGACCGACGACACTATCGACATAGTCGCGTTCGCTCCGGGCATCGATCCGAAGCAACTGGAGGTCTCGATCGACAAGGGCCTCCTCACCATCGCCGGCGAACGCGCTGCCGTGACGCCGGATGCGTCGGATGAGGCGGCACGTCATTACGCGCGGGAACGCTTCAGCGGTGCATTTCGCCGCGTCATCGAGTTACCGCAGCACGCTGATCCCGACAAGGTCGAGGCCCGCTATGTGAACGGTTGCCTCTGCATCACGGTCGGCAAGCGCGAGTCTTCCCGACCCCGCGCGATCACCGTGCAGTAA
- a CDS encoding xanthine dehydrogenase family protein molybdopterin-binding subunit, which translates to MSVKDEEINEGRRRFLLSGALVVSFSMVPGVGAMAQEVIADEGAAVHVGKETQALAGSLKTNPYLDSWIRIDRAGKVTVYTGKVELGTGVRTALLQIAAEELDMAPSLITFLTADTGASPDEGLTAGSHTIADSGSALLNASAQVRGLLVDAAAQHFGVAGSVLSARNAVIKAPDGRSMTYGEAVGLVDLHRMALPVSPLKNPATFAVIGTSLPRVDIPRKVTGGVSYVQDLTMPGMLHARVVMPPVYEARLLQTNTPVILKMPGVVKVVRNGSMLAVVAKGEWQAVQAQRALAAGSQWTPGRELPDPATVHRDLKAIATQHIEIANTHAAAGAAVKTLGAKYTKRYMLHGSIGPSCAVALFKDGAMTVWTHSQGVYPLRDGLAEMLSMPKDKVRCIHVEGSGCYGHNGADDVAAHAALIAREMDGQPVRVQWMREQEQTWDHYTPAMVTEVSASLDASGSIVDWNYALWSSSHNERIVNAGRLIPAQWLEKPFVPALSVPMVQPEGGGDRNAIPLYALPNLHVVNNFSPTMPLHTSAMRSLGAHMNVFTIEMFMDELAAAAGIDPVAFRLKHMQDPRARDVIQLAAAKFGWPRAPRKRNHGVGFAFAKYKNLMAYVAIAVEVSVVPETGQVILEHAEAAVDSGQIVNPDGIRNQIEGGVIQSASWTLYEQLQFDTKRIRSFDWSSYPILRFSAVPRSVNVHLIDQPGAPFLGAAEASMGPTAGALGNALFDATGKRLRDLPLAGEGLRKLIDV; encoded by the coding sequence GTCATCGCGGACGAAGGCGCCGCCGTGCATGTCGGCAAGGAAACGCAAGCGCTCGCCGGCAGCCTGAAGACCAACCCGTACCTCGATTCGTGGATCAGAATCGATCGGGCGGGCAAGGTGACCGTCTACACCGGCAAGGTGGAACTGGGCACCGGCGTGCGCACCGCGCTTTTGCAGATCGCCGCGGAAGAACTGGACATGGCGCCCTCGCTCATCACGTTCCTGACCGCGGACACAGGCGCGTCGCCCGACGAAGGACTCACAGCGGGCAGCCACACGATCGCCGACAGCGGCAGCGCGTTGCTGAACGCGTCGGCTCAGGTGCGGGGGCTGCTGGTCGATGCCGCCGCCCAGCACTTCGGTGTTGCCGGCAGCGTGCTGAGCGCGCGCAATGCGGTGATCAAGGCGCCGGACGGCCGCAGCATGACCTACGGCGAAGCGGTCGGCCTGGTCGACCTGCATCGCATGGCCTTGCCCGTCTCGCCGCTGAAGAACCCCGCCACGTTCGCCGTGATCGGCACGTCGTTGCCGCGCGTGGATATTCCCCGCAAGGTGACCGGCGGCGTGAGTTATGTCCAGGACCTGACGATGCCGGGCATGCTGCACGCCCGCGTGGTCATGCCGCCCGTCTACGAAGCGCGGCTTCTGCAGACGAACACGCCCGTGATTCTGAAGATGCCGGGCGTCGTCAAGGTGGTCAGAAACGGCAGCATGCTGGCCGTGGTCGCGAAAGGCGAATGGCAAGCCGTGCAGGCGCAACGCGCGCTCGCCGCAGGAAGCCAGTGGACGCCCGGACGCGAGCTGCCCGATCCCGCCACCGTACACCGCGATCTGAAGGCGATTGCCACCCAACACATCGAGATCGCCAACACGCACGCCGCCGCCGGCGCGGCTGTCAAAACGCTCGGCGCGAAATACACCAAACGCTACATGCTGCACGGCTCGATCGGACCGTCCTGCGCGGTCGCTCTGTTCAAGGACGGCGCGATGACCGTCTGGACCCATTCGCAAGGTGTCTACCCGTTGCGCGACGGGCTCGCCGAAATGCTCTCGATGCCGAAAGACAAAGTCCGCTGCATTCATGTCGAAGGATCGGGCTGCTACGGCCACAACGGCGCCGACGACGTAGCCGCGCACGCCGCGTTGATCGCGCGCGAAATGGACGGTCAGCCGGTGCGCGTGCAATGGATGCGTGAGCAGGAACAGACCTGGGACCACTACACGCCCGCGATGGTGACCGAAGTCAGTGCTTCGCTCGACGCGAGCGGCAGCATCGTCGACTGGAACTACGCGCTGTGGAGCAGTTCGCACAACGAGCGTATCGTCAACGCCGGCCGGCTGATTCCGGCGCAGTGGCTGGAAAAGCCGTTCGTCCCGGCGCTTTCTGTCCCGATGGTGCAGCCCGAAGGCGGCGGCGATCGCAACGCTATTCCGCTCTACGCGTTGCCGAACCTGCACGTGGTGAACAACTTCTCGCCGACCATGCCGCTGCATACCTCGGCAATGCGCTCGCTCGGCGCACACATGAACGTCTTCACGATCGAGATGTTCATGGACGAGTTGGCCGCCGCGGCCGGCATCGACCCCGTGGCGTTCCGGCTGAAGCACATGCAGGACCCGCGCGCCCGCGACGTGATTCAACTCGCCGCCGCGAAATTCGGCTGGCCGCGTGCGCCGCGCAAGCGCAATCACGGCGTGGGCTTTGCATTCGCCAAATACAAGAACCTGATGGCTTATGTCGCGATCGCCGTCGAGGTGTCCGTCGTGCCGGAAACCGGCCAGGTGATTCTCGAACACGCTGAGGCCGCAGTGGATTCAGGACAGATCGTCAACCCCGACGGCATCCGCAATCAGATCGAGGGTGGCGTGATTCAGTCGGCAAGCTGGACGCTGTATGAACAGTTGCAGTTCGATACGAAGAGAATTCGCAGCTTCGACTGGAGCAGCTATCCGATCCTGCGCTTCTCCGCGGTGCCGCGCAGCGTCAACGTGCATCTGATCGATCAGCCGGGTGCGCCGTTTCTCGGCGCGGCGGAAGCGTCGATGGGGCCGACCGCGGGTGCGCTCGGCAATGCGCTATTCGATGCCACCGGCAAGCGCCTGCGCGACCTCCCTCTTGCCGGCGAAGGCCTGCGCAAGCTGATCGACGTTTAG
- a CDS encoding Hsp20/alpha crystallin family protein: protein MNDTTQLARRDSNSINRAEPERTEQRVTLSPAVDVIENAHGVTLWADLPGVPRENLEIRVQDGNLRIEASANIPTREGLRLQHAEVRVPHFARSFTLGPEFDTSKIEAKLQDGVLKLSIPRREEARPRRIEVAVD, encoded by the coding sequence ATGAACGACACTACGCAACTCGCTCGCCGTGACTCGAACTCCATCAATCGTGCGGAGCCTGAACGAACGGAACAGCGCGTGACGCTCAGCCCGGCAGTCGACGTGATCGAAAACGCGCACGGCGTGACACTGTGGGCCGATCTGCCCGGCGTGCCCAGAGAGAATCTCGAGATCAGGGTGCAGGACGGCAATCTGCGTATCGAAGCATCCGCCAACATACCGACGCGGGAAGGGCTGCGTCTGCAGCACGCGGAGGTTCGCGTGCCGCACTTCGCGCGGTCGTTTACGCTCGGACCGGAGTTCGATACGTCGAAGATCGAGGCGAAGCTCCAGGACGGCGTGCTGAAGCTGTCGATTCCACGGCGCGAAGAGGCGCGGCCGCGACGCATCGAGGTGGCCGTCGATTAA